In the genome of Coraliomargarita algicola, one region contains:
- a CDS encoding family 43 glycosylhydrolase — translation MQIHKRTLLALLTACLFHSAPLEAAGAGKAVAKVTRTELAGIGQEAGVMRRDPSDIIKIGDQFYVWYSKGPISTGYNATVWYATSQDGIHWTEQGESIAKGEPGNWDAGGVFTPNILVAEGKYWLFYTGVSRDYERPFNPDSKIGIVVSDSPDGPWERLPNNPVLKNSDNPGDFDSHLVDDACLLVRNGQYYFYYKGRQLGKSPADTQMGLAIADAPGGPYVRVESNPVIPGNHEVLVWPQGEGVAAMIGKVGPKAIQHTVLYAEDGLNFSKTHDIVGGSPWAGGTYRPEAFTDSQQGAAPTWGVEIGKVKDKKVLPFIRRVDIEWSE, via the coding sequence ATGCAAATACATAAGCGAACACTTCTGGCCCTGCTAACCGCGTGCCTATTCCATTCTGCGCCGCTGGAGGCCGCGGGTGCTGGTAAAGCCGTCGCCAAGGTCACTCGCACAGAACTCGCTGGGATCGGGCAAGAGGCGGGTGTGATGCGTCGCGACCCGAGCGATATTATCAAGATCGGTGATCAGTTTTATGTATGGTATTCGAAGGGGCCGATCTCCACTGGCTACAATGCCACGGTTTGGTATGCCACTTCGCAAGACGGCATTCATTGGACTGAACAGGGCGAGAGTATCGCAAAAGGCGAGCCGGGCAACTGGGACGCCGGCGGAGTTTTTACGCCCAACATCCTCGTGGCCGAGGGTAAGTATTGGCTTTTTTACACCGGAGTTTCCCGCGATTATGAACGTCCGTTTAATCCCGACTCCAAGATCGGTATCGTGGTGTCGGATTCTCCCGATGGCCCTTGGGAGCGTCTGCCGAACAATCCTGTCTTAAAGAACAGCGACAACCCTGGGGATTTTGATAGCCACTTGGTGGATGACGCCTGCCTCTTGGTGCGCAATGGGCAATACTACTTCTACTACAAAGGTCGCCAGTTGGGCAAGAGTCCGGCGGATACGCAAATGGGCTTGGCCATCGCTGATGCCCCGGGTGGACCTTACGTGCGAGTCGAGAGTAATCCGGTCATCCCGGGGAATCACGAAGTGCTGGTCTGGCCGCAAGGCGAGGGCGTCGCCGCCATGATTGGTAAAGTCGGCCCGAAGGCAATACAGCACACGGTTCTGTATGCCGAAGATGGTCTCAACTTTTCCAAGACACACGACATCGTCGGCGGCAGTCCTTGGGCGGGCGGCACGTATCGTCCCGAAGCCTTCACCGATAGTCAGCAAGGCGCAGCCCCCACTTGGGGCGTCGAGATCGGTAAGGTGAAAGATAAGAAAGTCTTACCCTTTATTCGCCGCGTCGACATCGAGTGGTCGGAGTAG
- a CDS encoding sulfatase family protein, protein MIRINPLGCVVCFLFVFSVCFIQAEGTAPNVVLIVVEDLGYGDLGCYGATKVATPNIDQLAERGRRFTDAHSASAASSPSRYAVLTGAYPFRRNLWAPARNDAALLIDPEQSTLANLFQAKGYATAFIGNWQLGFGEGGHDWPELLKAGPLSLGFDYFYGLPVGNSVSPFVYVENEQIVGGDPEDPLVYLGRKRGKEATPLTPILPEEGQRSDNEFGGAQRAHAIYDDYAVGSQLTQKANDWIASQARSTGSGQAGQPFFLYYSTVQIHHPYTPAAPFRGSSEAGLYGDVIHELDWLVGQLVDQLESQGVLENTLIILTSDNGPMFSAVGQAAFKQGHDSRGELLGYKFSAWEGGHRVPFIASWPGKIDPGTQSDQLLSTMDLFATFAALTQQANVAPDSINMLPALLEAPEQALRDHLIIAARQEGHLALRAGKWAYLPFQGGAGFKGKKPGQNNFGGPPAVAFSGRENSDIENGRIRKDAPPAQLYDLEADPSQSKNLYHEHPDVVKQLASLLSEYKSAK, encoded by the coding sequence ATGATTAGAATCAATCCCTTAGGATGTGTAGTCTGTTTTTTATTTGTTTTTTCTGTCTGCTTTATACAGGCGGAGGGAACCGCGCCCAATGTTGTTCTGATCGTGGTCGAGGATCTCGGCTACGGGGATCTGGGCTGCTACGGCGCAACGAAAGTGGCCACGCCGAACATTGATCAACTGGCGGAGCGGGGACGGCGCTTTACCGATGCCCATTCCGCGTCGGCGGCGAGCTCGCCTTCGCGCTATGCCGTGTTGACGGGGGCGTATCCGTTTCGCCGTAACCTGTGGGCGCCGGCCCGCAACGATGCCGCGCTCCTGATCGATCCAGAGCAGTCGACACTGGCCAATCTGTTTCAGGCAAAGGGCTATGCCACGGCCTTTATCGGTAACTGGCAACTGGGCTTTGGCGAAGGAGGACACGACTGGCCCGAGCTCCTTAAAGCTGGTCCCTTGTCGCTGGGCTTTGATTATTTCTACGGATTGCCCGTAGGCAATAGCGTGAGTCCGTTTGTTTATGTTGAGAACGAGCAAATTGTCGGTGGAGACCCCGAGGATCCGCTTGTCTATCTGGGCCGAAAGCGAGGCAAAGAGGCCACGCCGCTGACGCCGATCTTACCCGAGGAAGGGCAGCGCTCGGACAACGAGTTTGGCGGCGCGCAAAGGGCGCATGCGATCTATGACGACTATGCAGTCGGCAGCCAACTGACGCAGAAAGCGAACGACTGGATCGCATCACAGGCCCGTTCGACAGGCTCAGGGCAGGCAGGCCAGCCCTTCTTCCTGTATTATTCCACCGTGCAGATCCATCACCCCTACACGCCGGCCGCGCCGTTTCGCGGCAGCAGTGAGGCGGGGCTCTATGGGGATGTCATTCATGAGCTCGACTGGCTAGTGGGACAGCTCGTCGACCAACTCGAAAGCCAGGGAGTCTTGGAGAACACTTTGATCATTCTGACCAGTGACAATGGTCCCATGTTCAGCGCAGTCGGGCAGGCTGCCTTTAAGCAGGGACACGACAGTCGTGGCGAATTGTTGGGCTACAAATTCAGCGCCTGGGAGGGCGGGCATCGTGTGCCCTTCATTGCCAGTTGGCCGGGGAAGATTGATCCAGGCACGCAGTCGGATCAATTGCTGAGTACGATGGATCTCTTTGCCACTTTTGCCGCCTTGACCCAGCAGGCGAATGTCGCGCCGGACAGTATCAATATGCTACCCGCCTTGTTGGAAGCGCCGGAGCAAGCACTCCGCGATCATCTGATCATCGCCGCGCGTCAAGAGGGGCATCTTGCGCTGCGAGCAGGGAAGTGGGCCTACCTCCCTTTTCAGGGCGGTGCTGGTTTTAAGGGGAAGAAGCCAGGCCAAAACAATTTTGGCGGTCCGCCTGCAGTTGCATTCTCAGGTCGTGAAAATAGCGACATTGAGAATGGGCGGATACGCAAAGACGCCCCGCCTGCACAGCTTTACGATCTAGAAGCCGACCCCAGTCAAAGCAAGAACCTGTATCACGAGCATCCCGATGTTGTAAAACAGTTGGCCTCCTTATTATCGGAGTACAAAAGCGCAAAGTAG
- a CDS encoding family 43 glycosylhydrolase has protein sequence MKTSQYLSLALLPACLLMNACQSSDAQSGVAAADSPVTASNSATVDGLIPAVRAEAAATVANVSKVTVTVKRTNLNGIGEEEGVMRRDPSDVIKVGDLYYVWYSKGPIATGYDATVWYATSPDGFDWTEQGMALDKGTEGTWEGASVFTPNILVAEGKYWLFYTGISSSYYEKPFNPDSKIGIAVSDSPNGPWKKLSTNPALTNSEVSSDFDSHLVDDACLMVRDGKYWFYYKGRQLGKSPAHTKMGVAIADKPQGPYVKYENNPVIPGNHEVVAWPQGSGVAAMIGPRAPTAIRHSIMYSEDGLNFTKTHDIKGHPWAAGSYRPEAFTDRDGGQPIQWGIEMAVTKGKGNLPFLRRYDVIWSK, from the coding sequence ATGAAGACCTCCCAATATCTATCACTCGCGCTGCTTCCTGCGTGTTTACTCATGAACGCGTGCCAAAGCAGCGATGCGCAAAGCGGAGTGGCGGCAGCTGATAGCCCAGTTACTGCATCCAACTCCGCGACGGTCGATGGCCTGATCCCTGCCGTTCGCGCGGAGGCCGCGGCGACTGTGGCCAATGTGAGCAAGGTAACCGTTACAGTCAAACGGACGAATTTAAACGGCATCGGCGAAGAGGAGGGTGTCATGCGCCGCGATCCCAGCGATGTGATCAAAGTGGGTGATCTCTATTACGTATGGTATTCCAAAGGTCCGATCGCGACTGGGTACGATGCCACGGTTTGGTATGCGACTTCACCTGACGGCTTTGACTGGACGGAGCAGGGCATGGCGTTGGACAAAGGCACTGAAGGCACTTGGGAGGGCGCAAGTGTCTTCACGCCCAACATCCTTGTGGCTGAAGGCAAATACTGGCTTTTCTATACGGGCATTTCCTCTTCATACTATGAGAAGCCATTCAACCCCGATTCCAAAATCGGAATCGCAGTTTCCGACTCACCAAACGGCCCATGGAAGAAGCTGAGCACCAACCCTGCGCTGACGAACAGCGAGGTCAGTTCGGACTTTGATAGTCATTTGGTCGACGACGCCTGCCTGATGGTGCGCGATGGCAAATACTGGTTCTACTACAAAGGCCGTCAGCTCGGTAAGAGCCCGGCACATACCAAAATGGGAGTCGCCATCGCCGATAAGCCGCAAGGCCCCTACGTGAAATACGAGAACAATCCGGTCATCCCCGGAAACCACGAAGTCGTTGCCTGGCCGCAAGGTTCGGGCGTGGCTGCCATGATCGGCCCGCGGGCGCCGACTGCAATTCGCCACTCCATCATGTATTCCGAAGACGGACTAAATTTCACCAAGACACACGATATCAAAGGCCACCCCTGGGCTGCCGGTTCGTATCGTCCCGAGGCCTTTACCGATCGCGACGGGGGGCAGCCCATCCAATGGGGCATCGAAATGGCGGTGACCAAGGGGAAGGGGAATCTTCCTTTCCTTCGTCGCTACGATGTCATCTGGTCGAAGTAA
- a CDS encoding aldo/keto reductase family protein: protein MTDPNFTLNTGKTIPAVGFGCAFGNWTDDTEMQGFRPELAWHGVTEALKAGYQHLDTAHCYGTERHVGDIVGRALSEGQVQREDLFITTKLAHPAAPPHVAISHRLTWNWGSVPDIQQRVMDDFEASKEKLGMGYVDLLLMHWPGDFVNKDKGFAREARLAIWEVFESLVKRGDAHAIGVCNFTADHIEDLISAGRTVPAVNQFELHPYCQDPELEAYCQSHDILVEAYAPFASGAYGILKDPVISEIAQQTGRSTGQVILRWQLQCGRVVLPKSSNPQRMAQNLQLFDFELDDAQIAKINALSPKEAKRSTVDPATIP, encoded by the coding sequence ATGACTGATCCGAATTTCACATTAAACACGGGTAAAACCATCCCTGCGGTAGGCTTTGGCTGCGCTTTTGGCAACTGGACCGACGACACGGAAATGCAGGGTTTTCGCCCTGAACTCGCCTGGCATGGAGTGACCGAAGCCCTCAAGGCTGGCTATCAGCACTTGGACACGGCGCATTGCTACGGCACCGAGCGCCACGTGGGCGACATCGTTGGGCGCGCTTTAAGTGAAGGCCAAGTTCAGCGCGAAGACCTGTTTATCACCACCAAGTTGGCCCACCCGGCCGCACCGCCCCATGTCGCGATCTCCCACCGCTTAACTTGGAATTGGGGCTCCGTGCCCGACATTCAGCAACGGGTGATGGACGACTTTGAAGCCTCCAAAGAAAAGCTCGGCATGGGCTACGTCGACTTGCTACTGATGCACTGGCCGGGCGACTTTGTGAATAAGGACAAAGGCTTCGCCCGCGAAGCGCGTCTGGCGATTTGGGAGGTCTTCGAATCGTTGGTCAAGCGCGGCGACGCACATGCGATTGGCGTCTGCAACTTTACCGCCGACCACATCGAAGACTTGATCTCCGCCGGACGTACCGTGCCTGCGGTCAATCAGTTTGAGCTCCACCCCTATTGTCAGGACCCGGAATTGGAAGCCTATTGCCAATCCCACGACATCTTGGTCGAGGCCTACGCCCCCTTCGCCTCAGGTGCCTATGGCATTTTGAAAGATCCGGTGATCTCTGAGATCGCTCAACAAACCGGACGCTCCACCGGACAGGTGATCCTGCGTTGGCAACTGCAATGCGGCCGCGTGGTCCTGCCCAAAAGCTCCAACCCGCAACGCATGGCACAAAACCTCCAGCTATTTGACTTTGAACTGGATGACGCGCAGATCGCCAAGATCAACGCACTTTCACCCAAAGAAGCCAAACGTAGCACGGTAGATCCAGCAACGATTCCCTAA
- a CDS encoding GH39 family glycosyl hydrolase, with product MNTHTTTFQQFPLLGRLQTKASQDIQSSRLGVGFETLDRNMWDVAPAWKVVGALGVKWARVQSGWARTETVAGQYNFEWLDAIIDPLIQRGIQPWLSLSYGNVLYTDGAGSAGVGNPPIYTEKERQGWKNYVAATVRHYQGRITHFEIWNEPDGGGFFLPKPHPKTYVELVALTATAIRKVLPDAYIIGGAFARAMTPAGLTFTRDCLECGMADWIDAVSYHGYKYMPEQYCSEEFPAYLRLLRQYKPTLAYWQGETGCPSKVPPGNTQAMAAMQVSEDIQARWLLRRVLAELSYDAQHVNYFNMGDFSHYMMQGELNYTCHYGLIRMEDGTTKPAYDALQSLATLLHDPLEIAAGRTSFRLEGGDSGEAITRAQASSAYQASFIRDNIPVISWWLREPVENETIWRSMHFEYWLDAGLHLESPVLIDPQTQNVYQLKVVQNQYGMNELLNLPISNTPLILTDHSLIEVHP from the coding sequence ATGAACACACACACAACAACCTTTCAACAATTCCCTCTACTTGGACGTCTACAAACAAAGGCGAGCCAAGACATCCAATCCTCACGCTTGGGCGTGGGATTCGAAACACTGGATCGAAACATGTGGGATGTCGCCCCCGCATGGAAAGTCGTTGGAGCTCTCGGAGTCAAATGGGCACGTGTACAGAGCGGTTGGGCCAGAACAGAAACAGTTGCGGGACAGTATAATTTCGAATGGCTGGATGCGATCATAGATCCTTTGATCCAACGTGGCATTCAACCGTGGTTGAGCTTAAGCTATGGCAATGTGCTCTACACTGATGGAGCTGGCTCGGCTGGGGTGGGCAACCCTCCTATTTATACAGAGAAGGAACGTCAGGGATGGAAAAACTACGTGGCTGCGACCGTAAGGCACTATCAAGGACGCATCACCCATTTCGAAATTTGGAACGAACCCGACGGCGGTGGCTTCTTTCTGCCCAAGCCGCATCCCAAGACATACGTGGAACTCGTGGCACTCACCGCGACCGCGATTCGCAAGGTATTGCCAGACGCGTACATCATCGGCGGAGCCTTTGCCCGGGCAATGACACCCGCTGGCCTAACATTCACTCGCGACTGTCTGGAATGTGGCATGGCAGACTGGATCGATGCCGTCAGCTACCATGGCTATAAGTATATGCCTGAACAATATTGCAGCGAAGAGTTCCCTGCATATTTGCGTTTATTAAGACAATATAAACCTACACTCGCATACTGGCAGGGCGAAACTGGCTGCCCTTCGAAAGTGCCACCAGGTAACACACAAGCAATGGCTGCGATGCAAGTGAGTGAAGACATACAAGCACGCTGGCTTTTGAGGCGCGTGCTAGCCGAGCTCAGCTACGACGCGCAACACGTCAATTATTTCAACATGGGTGATTTCTCACACTATATGATGCAGGGAGAACTTAACTATACATGCCATTATGGATTAATTCGCATGGAAGATGGCACAACCAAGCCAGCTTACGACGCCTTGCAAAGTTTAGCGACACTACTGCATGATCCATTAGAAATAGCTGCAGGACGCACCTCTTTTCGACTCGAAGGGGGCGATTCAGGGGAAGCCATCACACGCGCACAAGCATCTTCAGCCTACCAGGCCAGCTTCATCCGTGACAATATCCCCGTCATTAGCTGGTGGCTACGCGAACCAGTTGAAAATGAAACAATCTGGCGTAGCATGCACTTTGAATATTGGCTAGACGCAGGATTACATCTCGAATCTCCAGTATTGATCGATCCACAGACTCAAAACGTCTACCAATTAAAGGTCGTACAGAATCAATATGGAATGAATGAATTACTGAATCTGCCAATTTCCAACACTCCGCTCATTCTGACGGACCACAGCTTAATCGAGGTTCACCCATAA
- a CDS encoding sulfatase family protein, with protein sequence MKINILHLASALLASASLFAQQPNVVLIFADDLGYGDLGCYGATKVQTPNIDRLAAEGKKFTDAHSASAVCTPSRYGLLTGQYPLRANGGKGLWGPAPVESGLLIDVDTLTIADVFKDQGYDTAVFGKWHLGFGEGKNDWQEPLRPGPQNLGFDYYFGMPVVNSAPPYVYVENDRIVGSDPNDPLVYLGRNAKGATPLTPIPKEAAQRSANIFGGAVEAHKLFNDYEVGTTIAHKATDWIASREGKPFFLYLATTNVHHPFTPAKQFQGSSQAGPYGDFVHELDWIVGEVRKSLEASGVADNTVIIFTSDNGGMFNLGGREAAKLGHKINGDLLGSKFGVWEGGHRVPFIAWWPGKIEAGTVSDQLMNSVDLLATFATLVGRELSEAEQKDSINMLPALTGNPEQPLRTEMIMTPNKPSHASIRKGKWMYIPAQNDGGFKGSKPHQHAWGGPAVTTLVGTPNSDIVNGKIKKGAPRGQLYDLEADRNQTQNLYNQYPEVVEQMNALLAEYNQGKK encoded by the coding sequence ATGAAAATAAATATACTCCACCTCGCATCGGCGCTCTTGGCGTCGGCAAGTCTCTTTGCCCAACAGCCCAATGTCGTGCTGATCTTTGCCGACGATCTCGGTTATGGCGACTTGGGCTGCTATGGGGCGACCAAGGTGCAGACGCCGAATATCGATCGGCTGGCGGCGGAGGGGAAAAAGTTTACCGATGCACACTCGGCCTCGGCAGTGTGCACACCATCGCGCTACGGTTTGTTGACCGGGCAGTATCCTCTGCGTGCCAATGGAGGCAAAGGCCTCTGGGGCCCTGCGCCAGTTGAGTCGGGACTGCTGATTGATGTTGATACGCTGACCATCGCCGATGTCTTCAAGGATCAGGGTTATGATACCGCAGTATTCGGTAAATGGCACCTTGGTTTTGGTGAAGGCAAGAACGACTGGCAGGAGCCGCTGCGCCCCGGCCCCCAGAATCTAGGTTTTGATTATTATTTTGGCATGCCAGTGGTGAATAGCGCGCCGCCCTATGTTTATGTGGAGAACGACCGCATTGTGGGCAGTGATCCGAATGATCCGCTCGTTTATCTCGGTAGAAATGCGAAAGGGGCGACACCGCTCACGCCCATTCCTAAAGAAGCCGCGCAGCGCTCGGCTAATATATTCGGCGGGGCGGTCGAGGCTCACAAGTTGTTTAACGATTACGAAGTGGGCACCACCATCGCTCACAAAGCGACCGACTGGATTGCGTCGCGGGAGGGGAAGCCTTTCTTCCTTTATCTGGCCACGACCAATGTGCATCACCCTTTTACGCCGGCAAAGCAGTTTCAAGGTAGCAGCCAGGCCGGGCCTTACGGCGACTTCGTCCATGAGCTTGACTGGATCGTGGGCGAGGTGCGCAAGAGCCTCGAAGCTTCAGGAGTCGCTGATAACACCGTCATTATTTTCACCAGCGACAATGGCGGCATGTTTAATCTCGGCGGACGTGAAGCCGCCAAGTTGGGGCACAAGATTAACGGCGACCTGCTGGGTTCCAAGTTCGGTGTGTGGGAGGGCGGTCACCGTGTGCCCTTCATCGCCTGGTGGCCGGGCAAAATCGAGGCCGGCACGGTCTCCGATCAATTGATGAATAGCGTCGATTTATTGGCGACCTTCGCGACGCTGGTCGGCCGCGAACTCTCTGAGGCGGAGCAGAAGGACAGTATCAACATGCTCCCCGCGCTCACTGGCAATCCGGAGCAGCCATTGCGCACGGAAATGATCATGACGCCCAACAAGCCGAGCCATGCATCGATTCGCAAGGGCAAGTGGATGTATATTCCGGCGCAAAACGATGGCGGCTTTAAAGGCTCCAAGCCCCATCAACACGCCTGGGGCGGTCCAGCGGTCACCACCTTGGTCGGCACGCCCAACAGTGACATTGTGAATGGTAAGATCAAGAAGGGCGCACCGCGTGGGCAGCTCTACGATCTGGAAGCGGATCGCAATCAAACCCAGAATCTTTATAATCAATACCCGGAAGTCGTTGAGCAGATGAACGCATTGCTCGCGGAATATAATCAGGGTAAAAAATAA
- a CDS encoding alpha-L-fucosidase produces MKLSVFTFLVALLASAVYAAEPKQNDYQTRFSPSVKQTPDSEARLNQWYRDAKYGAFIHFGVYSMLAGQYEGKVTKGSYSEWIRKNMRIVPQDYHAVAAEFNPSEFDADEWVHIFKESGMKYVVITAKHHDGFALYDSEVSDFNIVDHTPFKRDVIKELSEACQRVGLKFGVYYSHAKDWDEPYATGPLITKDLRNLHPDLPKDFKADQDTYFDRKSLPQVEELLTNYKVDLIWFDTPHAMTAARAKRFSDLVWRLNPDCLINSRILLKANDIVTVESVNYFDFGSLRDKEVPPTPPAPGAIYVESPDSVSSSYGYKAFGKHHYHSGNELVERLVHTVCNGGNYLLNNGPMGNGKIDPEAVRLYGIDGDWLKVNGESIYNTRPNPFGNRPGWGDISVSQDGKAVYLHIMTWPTSGSIRLEGLSLTAAAVSFLANGEKAEFSQQDGTLTVTLPAEPLNQYDTVLKMSLDDCR; encoded by the coding sequence ATGAAGCTCTCAGTATTCACTTTCTTGGTCGCGTTGCTTGCGAGCGCTGTCTATGCCGCTGAGCCGAAACAGAATGATTATCAAACACGTTTCAGCCCAAGCGTGAAACAGACTCCGGATTCGGAGGCGCGTTTGAATCAATGGTATCGCGATGCGAAATACGGAGCCTTCATCCACTTTGGTGTGTATTCGATGCTTGCAGGTCAATATGAGGGCAAAGTGACGAAGGGAAGCTATTCGGAATGGATTCGTAAGAATATGAGAATCGTTCCGCAGGACTATCACGCGGTTGCGGCAGAGTTTAATCCGTCGGAGTTTGATGCCGATGAGTGGGTGCACATCTTCAAGGAAAGCGGCATGAAGTATGTCGTGATCACTGCGAAGCACCATGATGGTTTTGCGCTGTATGATTCCGAAGTGAGCGACTTCAACATCGTCGATCATACGCCCTTCAAGCGCGATGTAATTAAAGAGCTGAGTGAGGCCTGTCAGCGAGTGGGGCTAAAGTTTGGAGTCTATTACTCGCATGCGAAAGACTGGGATGAGCCGTATGCCACAGGGCCTTTGATTACGAAGGATCTTCGCAATTTACACCCGGACCTGCCCAAAGACTTCAAGGCCGATCAGGATACATATTTTGACCGAAAGAGTCTGCCTCAGGTTGAAGAGCTTCTGACGAACTATAAAGTCGATCTGATTTGGTTTGATACGCCGCATGCGATGACAGCGGCGCGAGCGAAGCGCTTTAGTGATCTGGTCTGGAGATTGAACCCAGATTGCTTGATCAATTCTCGAATCTTATTGAAAGCGAACGATATCGTCACAGTGGAGAGCGTAAACTATTTCGATTTCGGTTCTCTGCGCGATAAGGAAGTGCCGCCAACACCACCTGCACCGGGCGCAATATATGTGGAATCTCCAGACAGCGTCAGCAGCTCTTACGGCTACAAGGCATTTGGTAAGCACCATTACCACTCGGGAAATGAGCTCGTCGAGCGTCTGGTGCACACCGTTTGCAATGGTGGTAACTACCTGCTGAACAACGGCCCGATGGGGAACGGCAAGATCGATCCCGAAGCCGTGCGTCTCTATGGGATCGACGGCGATTGGTTAAAGGTAAACGGCGAGTCGATTTACAACACACGCCCGAATCCCTTCGGCAATCGCCCCGGATGGGGTGACATCTCTGTCAGTCAGGATGGCAAGGCCGTCTACTTACACATCATGACATGGCCTACCTCGGGGAGTATCCGCCTAGAGGGATTGAGCTTAACTGCGGCGGCAGTTAGTTTTCTGGCCAATGGTGAGAAGGCTGAATTCAGCCAGCAAGACGGCACGCTGACAGTGACTCTGCCTGCTGAACCACTGAACCAATACGATACAGTGCTGAAAATGTCTTTGGACGATTGCCGATAA